One genomic region from Methanocaldococcus fervens AG86 encodes:
- the frhB gene encoding coenzyme F420 hydrogenase subunit beta, with protein sequence MNPFGAYKKVVSARSTLKEVLKKSQDGGIVSTAFIYGLENNLLDGVVVADNAGEFQAVPKVATTPEEVLEAAGTKYTVCPNISVLKSAVREYGCEKIGVVGTPCQVRAIRKLMKYPVGFRHVPDKIALVIGIFCMENFPYNGLKLIVEEHCGVKMEDVVKMDIGKGKFWVYTRWGETKTVKLKETHPYEQIACHVCTDYTAELADISTGSVGSPDGWSTVFIRTAKGEEIFNKMVEDGYLEVKPIEEVKPGLGLVEKLALQKKEKNAKEIEHRKELGLPVPY encoded by the coding sequence ATGAACCCTTTCGGAGCTTATAAAAAAGTAGTTTCAGCAAGAAGTACATTGAAAGAAGTCTTAAAGAAATCACAAGATGGTGGAATTGTTTCAACAGCATTTATTTATGGGTTAGAGAACAATCTATTGGATGGAGTTGTAGTTGCAGATAACGCTGGAGAATTCCAGGCAGTTCCTAAAGTTGCTACAACACCAGAAGAAGTTTTAGAAGCTGCAGGAACAAAATATACTGTCTGTCCAAACATCTCAGTATTAAAAAGTGCAGTTAGAGAATACGGTTGTGAAAAGATTGGAGTTGTAGGAACTCCATGCCAAGTTAGAGCTATAAGAAAGTTAATGAAATATCCAGTTGGATTTAGACATGTTCCAGATAAAATTGCCTTAGTTATTGGAATCTTCTGTATGGAGAACTTCCCATACAATGGATTAAAATTAATTGTTGAGGAACACTGCGGAGTTAAAATGGAAGATGTTGTTAAAATGGATATTGGAAAAGGTAAATTCTGGGTTTACACAAGATGGGGAGAAACAAAAACAGTTAAATTAAAAGAAACCCATCCTTACGAACAAATCGCATGTCACGTCTGTACAGATTATACAGCAGAGTTAGCAGATATCTCAACAGGTTCAGTTGGAAGCCCAGATGGATGGAGCACAGTGTTTATAAGAACAGCTAAAGGAGAAGAGATATTCAACAAAATGGTTGAAGATGGGTACTTAGAAGTTAAACCAATTGAAGAGGTTAAGCCAGGTTTAGGATTAGTTGAAAAATTAGCATTACAGAAGAAAGAAAAGAATGCAAAAGAAATCGAGCATAGAAAAGAGCTTGGCTTACCAGTTCCATACTAA
- the frhA gene encoding coenzyme F420 hydrogenase subunit alpha gives MSNRIEIAPTTRHEGHAKLILEVDEEGIVNKAYYLNTTPVRGFETMLKGKPAEFAPIAVMRICGICQTTHGIASCEAIENAIDCEVPDDGLLLRELVGIGNRLHSHPLHHLLTIDDFLKPEEAEKKIELIKLIQRMRKVGQLVVDVVGGEGIHPPNIVIGGMRTNITERAKSKLYYALRQYEKDAYEIYEVYTELIERYLEEVGIPDLGAHEYPYIATHTTYGDRYAINWDDVTEIPAQRYYKDEEARQTSTVQIPLYCGVPAEGGPRARMVKFGNFREGGSALDINIARAQENLGAVYRALEILDELNLNGKTRAEVEYKDGFGIGVHEAPRATNTHMAEVGKDGRIKSYRIIAASTWNFPIVEKAIEGYPQQYAEVIMRAYDIUASCATHVIVKDEETKEVIEVRKML, from the coding sequence GTGAGTAATAGAATAGAAATTGCCCCTACAACAAGGCATGAAGGGCATGCAAAATTAATTTTAGAAGTTGATGAAGAAGGAATTGTAAATAAAGCATACTATCTAAATACAACCCCAGTTAGAGGATTCGAAACAATGTTGAAAGGCAAACCAGCAGAGTTTGCTCCAATAGCTGTTATGAGAATCTGTGGAATCTGTCAAACAACTCACGGAATTGCTTCATGTGAAGCTATAGAAAACGCTATCGACTGCGAAGTTCCAGACGATGGATTGTTGTTAAGAGAATTGGTTGGAATTGGAAATAGATTACATTCACACCCACTACACCACTTATTAACAATTGATGACTTCTTAAAGCCAGAAGAAGCTGAGAAAAAAATTGAATTAATAAAATTAATTCAGAGAATGAGAAAAGTTGGACAGTTGGTTGTAGATGTTGTAGGAGGAGAAGGTATTCACCCACCAAATATTGTAATTGGTGGAATGAGAACAAACATAACAGAAAGAGCTAAATCAAAGCTATACTATGCTTTAAGACAGTATGAAAAAGATGCTTATGAAATTTATGAGGTATATACTGAATTAATTGAAAGATATTTAGAAGAGGTTGGAATTCCTGACTTAGGTGCTCACGAATACCCATACATAGCTACACATACAACCTATGGAGATAGATACGCTATAAACTGGGATGACGTAACAGAAATCCCAGCTCAAAGATACTACAAAGATGAAGAAGCACGACAGACATCAACAGTTCAAATTCCATTATATTGTGGAGTTCCAGCTGAAGGAGGTCCAAGGGCAAGAATGGTTAAATTCGGTAACTTTAGAGAGGGAGGAAGTGCTTTAGATATCAACATTGCAAGAGCTCAAGAAAACCTTGGAGCTGTTTATAGAGCTTTAGAAATATTGGATGAGCTCAACTTAAATGGAAAAACAAGAGCTGAAGTAGAATACAAAGATGGCTTTGGTATAGGAGTTCACGAAGCTCCAAGAGCTACAAACACCCACATGGCAGAAGTTGGAAAAGATGGAAGAATTAAGAGCTATAGAATTATAGCGGCATCAACATGGAACTTCCCAATTGTTGAGAAGGCAATTGAAGGCTATCCTCAGCAGTATGCTGAAGTCATAATGAGAGCTTATGACATATGAGCTTCATGTGCAACACACGTTATAGTTAAAGATGAAGAGACAAAAGAAGTTATCGAAGTAAGAAAAATGTTATAA
- the artE gene encoding archaeosortase family protein ArtE: MGEGIYTNGKSKILFLIKFYIVFLILFFILNHFSKYLVGIVAYLSYLFIKVIFPSATLSGNLIYLPNNVIEVAEECTGSFLVAGFLSLITVFSKNIKEFMIGLFFVLLAFFVNIFRIVLICYLVNMHPNNPWLYHEIVSYTVILTLVPILVIAYLELLAKLRGDNAVYKGQYSKDKSRCIKKEIGR; encoded by the coding sequence ATGGGGGAGGGTATATACACAAATGGTAAATCTAAGATATTGTTTTTAATAAAATTTTATATTGTCTTTTTAATTTTATTTTTTATTTTAAACCATTTTTCAAAGTATTTGGTAGGAATAGTTGCTTACTTAAGTTATTTATTTATAAAAGTAATATTCCCAAGTGCAACGTTGTCAGGTAATCTTATATATTTGCCAAACAATGTTATTGAAGTGGCTGAAGAATGCACTGGAAGTTTTTTGGTTGCAGGATTTTTATCTTTAATAACTGTCTTTTCAAAAAATATTAAAGAGTTTATGATTGGGCTGTTTTTTGTATTGTTGGCATTCTTCGTAAATATTTTTAGAATAGTGTTGATTTGCTATTTAGTTAATATGCATCCAAATAATCCGTGGCTATATCATGAAATTGTTAGTTATACTGTAATATTAACGTTAGTTCCTATATTAGTTATAGCTTATTTAGAATTATTGGCAAAGCTAAGGGGAGATAATGCAGTTTATAAGGGTCAATACTCTAAAGATAAATCCAGATGTATTAAAAAAGAGATTGGAAGATAA
- a CDS encoding NOL1/NOP2/sun family putative RNA methylase: MQFIRVNTLKINPDVLKKRLEDKGVVLKETFLDYAFEVIKSPFSIGSTPEYLFGYYMPQSISSMIPPIVLNPKEQDFILDMCAAPGGKTTHLAQLMKNNGTIVAVEISKTRVKALKSNINRMGVLNTIIINADMRKYKDYLLKNEIFFDKILLDAPCSGNIIKDKDRNVSKEDIKYCSLRQKELIDIGIDLLKEGGELVYSTCSMEIEENEEVIRYILQKRDDVELIKINKDEFKGINVKSGYIEGTLRVFPPNEPFFIAKLRKI, translated from the coding sequence ATGCAGTTTATAAGGGTCAATACTCTAAAGATAAATCCAGATGTATTAAAAAAGAGATTGGAAGATAAAGGAGTTGTTTTAAAAGAAACTTTCTTAGATTATGCTTTTGAAGTTATAAAAAGCCCATTCTCAATTGGTTCAACTCCAGAGTATCTTTTTGGCTACTATATGCCACAATCGATATCCTCAATGATTCCACCAATTGTTTTAAATCCAAAAGAACAGGACTTTATATTAGATATGTGTGCTGCTCCAGGGGGAAAAACTACACATCTAGCTCAATTGATGAAAAATAATGGAACTATAGTTGCAGTAGAGATTAGTAAAACAAGGGTAAAGGCATTAAAATCAAATATAAATAGGATGGGGGTTTTGAACACAATAATAATAAATGCAGACATGAGGAAATATAAAGATTATTTATTAAAAAATGAGATATTTTTTGATAAAATTTTGTTAGACGCTCCATGCTCAGGAAATATTATTAAAGATAAAGACAGGAATGTTTCAAAAGAGGATATAAAATACTGCTCTTTAAGGCAGAAGGAGTTGATAGATATAGGAATTGATTTATTAAAGGAAGGTGGGGAGTTGGTTTATTCCACATGTTCAATGGAAATAGAGGAGAATGAGGAAGTTATAAGATACATATTACAAAAAAGGGATGATGTTGAGCTTATAAAAATAAATAAAGATGAATTTAAGGGAATTAATGTGAAAAGTGGTTATATAGAAGGAACTTTAAGAGTTTTTCCTCCGAATGAACCATTTTTTATAGCAAAGTTGAGAAAAATCTAA
- a CDS encoding cation-translocating P-type ATPase — MSIKYLSDEEAKKRLKEFGYNEISPPKKGTFLKIFFNQLINPMIYILLIAAFISHLVGDVFSFWFIISIITFIILIGFILEYKGEKAVEALKKFVKTEVKVLRDGVVKKIDAKEVVPGDVVILEAGDKVPADGEILEEMNLKVDESLLTGESLPVEKKVGDEIFAGTLVVNGKCKVLITKTGRNTKIGQISKYVEAPEEKTPLQQKIDTLVKQLSILAFFITALIFIFGLFFSSSIYSILMTALAISVGTIPEALPLVLTITLAYGMYNMAKSNAIVKRMVAAETLGSVTVICTDKTGTLTKNQMHVEKIYTNGKIYDANSIDTKKDKALEFLLKIGVLCNNAELKSEDKVIGDPTEGALLILGHKENMLKDGLEKDYERVYEILFTSERKMMTTIHKHNEKYFVFSKGATEVILNKCRYILKENRIEEMSKKDVEEILKVNNKLASEAYRVLSLAYKEMDNFSKDKNEVEKDLIFVGLIGMADALKENVKEAIELCKRLGVKVAMITGDNPITAKAIAKRLGIYEERKIEFEVEDKLLEIIKDGIITGDELERMSDEEFEKVVDYINIYARTLPEQKLRIVNALKKKGHVVAMTGDGVNDAPALKKADIGVAMGSGSDVAKEASDLILQDDNFSTIVEAIRIGRTIYNNIKSFTSYFVSTNYCEVFLILMSIFLLGADYLPLLATHILIINMIAEDLPAVTIGLDFSGTGYKKPISPKEKIFGKKELILSFGLAISMAFVLYSIYVVNLSYMEKARAILFSSFISMLIANTLNFKVKGSIFNINVKNRLLIFSTFTIFLILLILIYTPLNTYLGFAPLAFGDWIYPIISFILTLAIGEILKRIYTKF, encoded by the coding sequence ATGTCAATCAAATATTTATCCGATGAGGAAGCTAAGAAAAGATTAAAGGAATTCGGATATAATGAAATATCTCCTCCTAAAAAGGGCACTTTTTTAAAAATATTTTTTAATCAACTTATAAATCCAATGATTTATATATTGTTAATTGCTGCTTTCATTTCACACCTTGTTGGCGATGTGTTTAGTTTTTGGTTTATCATCTCAATAATCACCTTTATAATATTAATTGGATTTATTTTGGAGTATAAAGGAGAAAAAGCTGTAGAAGCGTTAAAAAAATTTGTTAAAACAGAGGTTAAAGTTTTAAGAGATGGAGTTGTTAAAAAAATAGATGCTAAAGAAGTAGTTCCCGGAGATGTTGTTATTTTAGAGGCTGGAGATAAGGTTCCAGCTGATGGTGAGATTTTAGAAGAAATGAATTTAAAAGTTGATGAATCCCTTTTGACTGGAGAAAGTTTGCCAGTGGAGAAAAAAGTTGGAGATGAAATATTTGCTGGAACTTTGGTAGTGAATGGAAAATGCAAAGTTCTTATAACAAAAACTGGAAGGAATACAAAAATTGGACAAATCTCCAAATATGTAGAGGCTCCTGAAGAAAAAACACCACTACAGCAAAAAATAGACACTTTGGTAAAACAGCTCTCTATTTTGGCATTTTTTATAACCGCATTAATTTTTATATTTGGATTGTTTTTTAGCTCCTCGATATACTCTATTTTAATGACAGCATTGGCCATCTCTGTTGGAACTATTCCAGAAGCTCTTCCTTTAGTTTTAACCATAACTCTTGCCTATGGAATGTACAACATGGCTAAAAGTAATGCGATAGTAAAGAGGATGGTAGCTGCTGAAACTCTTGGCTCAGTTACAGTTATTTGCACAGATAAAACTGGAACATTAACAAAAAATCAAATGCATGTGGAGAAAATCTATACAAATGGAAAAATCTATGATGCAAATTCCATAGATACAAAAAAAGATAAAGCTTTAGAATTTTTATTAAAAATAGGTGTCTTATGTAACAATGCTGAATTAAAATCTGAAGATAAGGTTATTGGAGATCCTACAGAAGGAGCTCTTTTAATTTTAGGACATAAGGAAAATATGTTAAAAGATGGGCTTGAAAAAGATTATGAGAGAGTTTATGAAATCCTATTTACATCAGAGAGAAAGATGATGACAACAATCCATAAACACAATGAAAAATATTTTGTTTTTTCTAAAGGTGCTACTGAAGTCATTTTAAATAAATGCAGGTATATTCTCAAAGAAAATAGGATAGAGGAGATGTCTAAAAAAGATGTTGAAGAAATATTGAAAGTGAATAACAAATTAGCTAGTGAAGCCTATAGAGTTTTATCTTTAGCCTATAAAGAGATGGATAATTTTAGTAAAGATAAAAATGAGGTTGAGAAAGATCTAATCTTTGTTGGATTGATTGGAATGGCTGATGCACTAAAAGAAAATGTAAAAGAGGCTATAGAACTTTGTAAAAGGCTTGGAGTTAAAGTGGCGATGATTACTGGAGACAATCCAATCACAGCTAAAGCGATAGCTAAGAGATTGGGAATATATGAGGAGAGAAAAATAGAATTTGAGGTAGAGGATAAGCTTTTAGAGATTATTAAAGATGGAATAATTACTGGAGATGAGTTGGAGAGGATGAGTGATGAAGAATTTGAGAAAGTTGTTGATTATATCAATATATATGCGAGAACTCTACCAGAACAAAAACTTAGGATTGTCAATGCATTAAAAAAGAAAGGACATGTTGTAGCTATGACCGGAGATGGAGTTAATGACGCCCCAGCTTTAAAAAAGGCAGATATTGGTGTAGCAATGGGGAGCGGGAGTGATGTGGCTAAAGAAGCGAGTGATTTAATATTACAAGATGACAACTTTTCCACTATAGTTGAGGCAATAAGAATTGGAAGAACGATTTACAATAACATTAAATCTTTCACATCCTATTTTGTTTCAACAAATTATTGCGAGGTGTTTTTAATTTTAATGTCCATATTTTTACTTGGAGCTGATTATCTTCCATTACTGGCTACGCATATATTGATAATAAATATGATCGCTGAAGACCTTCCAGCTGTAACAATAGGCTTAGATTTTAGTGGAACTGGTTATAAAAAACCTATAAGTCCTAAAGAGAAAATATTTGGGAAGAAGGAGCTGATATTATCATTTGGATTGGCAATTTCTATGGCTTTTGTATTATATTCAATTTATGTTGTTAATCTCAGCTATATGGAAAAGGCGAGAGCTATTTTATTCTCATCCTTTATTTCTATGCTGATTGCAAACACGTTAAACTTTAAGGTTAAGGGTTCAATATTTAACATAAATGTTAAAAATAGACTTTTAATATTTTCAACATTTACAATCTTTTTAATACTGCTAATTTTGATTTATACACCATTAAATACCTATCTTGGATTTGCTCCACTGGCATTTGGAGATTGGATTTATCCTATAATATCATTTATTTTAACACTGGCAATAGGTGAAATTTTAAAAAGGATTTATACTAAGTTTTAA
- the thiL gene encoding thiamine-phosphate kinase, whose protein sequence is MDEIKIIEIIKKTLKFSNKNVVKGIDDDCAVIKIDENFYLVATTDMMVKKTHIPSILTPYEIGRRILTANISDIASMGAKPLAFLLSISLSKEEANELFIKELYSGLDEFSKLYNCPVVGGDTNKGDELILSGTALGITDNPIYRRGEVGDDICVTNDLGRVYCALHLYYKLKYKKISYKEFEKLCQKYPKIFEKLKRPVARVKEGLLMNKLINGCCDISDGLGKEITYFKNFEIHTDKIFKLIPEDVVEFCEAFDLNPIKVALNSGEEFELLFTTSKFNKVKNTLKNYSKVHKIGKIIEEGQFIDGEEFHGGGYIHKW, encoded by the coding sequence ATGGATGAGATAAAAATAATTGAGATAATTAAAAAAACATTAAAATTTTCCAACAAAAATGTTGTAAAAGGCATTGATGATGATTGTGCAGTGATAAAAATTGATGAGAATTTTTATTTAGTTGCTACCACAGATATGATGGTTAAAAAAACTCACATTCCTTCTATTTTAACCCCTTATGAAATTGGAAGAAGAATTTTAACGGCAAATATCTCTGACATTGCCTCAATGGGAGCTAAGCCTTTGGCTTTTTTGCTCTCTATTTCATTATCTAAAGAAGAGGCTAATGAGCTGTTTATTAAAGAGCTTTATTCTGGATTAGATGAGTTTTCAAAGCTTTATAACTGTCCAGTGGTTGGTGGAGATACAAACAAAGGAGATGAGCTTATATTATCTGGAACTGCTTTAGGAATAACTGACAATCCAATTTATAGGAGAGGGGAAGTTGGGGACGATATTTGTGTAACTAACGATTTGGGAAGAGTTTATTGTGCTTTACATTTATATTATAAGCTTAAATATAAAAAAATTAGCTACAAAGAATTTGAAAAACTCTGCCAAAAATATCCAAAGATTTTTGAAAAATTGAAAAGGCCAGTTGCAAGAGTTAAAGAAGGTTTATTGATGAATAAGCTCATAAATGGATGTTGCGATATTTCAGATGGTTTAGGAAAGGAAATAACCTATTTTAAAAATTTTGAAATACATACTGATAAAATTTTTAAGCTTATTCCAGAGGATGTCGTTGAGTTTTGTGAGGCATTTGATTTAAATCCAATAAAAGTAGCTTTAAATAGCGGAGAGGAGTTTGAGCTTTTATTTACAACATCTAAATTTAACAAAGTAAAGAATACATTAAAAAATTACTCAAAGGTTCATAAGATAGGAAAAATTATAGAAGAGGGGCAGTTTATTGATGGAGAGGAATTTCATGGGGGAGGGTATATACACAAATGGTAA
- the tfrA gene encoding fumarate reductase (CoM/CoB) subunit TfrA gives MKTDILIIGGGGAAARAAIECRDKNVIIAVKGLFGKSGCTVMAEGGYNAVFNPKDSFKKHFYDTVKGGGFINNSKLVEILVKNSPKELLNLEKFGALFDRNEDGFIAQRPFGGQSFNRTCYCGDRTGHEIMRGLMEYISKFERVKILEEVTAIKLIVKDNRCYGAIFLDLKTGEIFPIFAKATILATGGAGQLYPITSNPIQKTGDGFAIAYNEGAELIDMEMVQFHPTGMVGTGILVTEAVRGEGGILYNKNKERFMARYDKERMELSTRDVVARAIYREIQEGRGVNGGVYLDVSHLPAEVIEKKLETMLKQFLRVGIDIRKEPMIVSPTAHHFMGGLRINEKCETSIIGLFACGEVTGGVHGANRLGGNALADTQVFGAIAGKSAKEFVENNEFEFVDCEEDINNILDEIKGLDGNLKIYSLIEDLKKTMWDYVSIIRNEEGLKKALEKIDKIEKNVGDVKVNGVVDLQKYFELKNMVVVAQLVTKSALYREESRGAHYREDFPETDEKWRGNIIIKGEKMWFEKLDYNVDEILKNL, from the coding sequence ATGAAAACTGATATACTAATCATAGGTGGAGGAGGAGCCGCTGCAAGGGCTGCGATAGAGTGTAGAGATAAAAATGTTATAATAGCCGTTAAAGGATTGTTTGGAAAAAGTGGCTGTACAGTTATGGCTGAGGGTGGCTATAACGCAGTTTTTAATCCAAAAGATAGCTTTAAAAAGCATTTTTATGACACCGTTAAAGGTGGAGGATTTATAAACAATTCAAAGTTGGTTGAGATTTTAGTTAAAAACTCACCAAAAGAACTTTTAAATTTAGAGAAGTTTGGAGCTCTCTTTGATAGAAATGAAGATGGCTTTATAGCTCAAAGACCATTTGGTGGGCAGAGTTTTAACAGAACATGCTACTGTGGGGATAGAACAGGACACGAGATAATGAGAGGTTTAATGGAATACATATCAAAATTTGAAAGAGTTAAGATTTTAGAAGAAGTTACGGCAATAAAGTTAATTGTCAAAGATAATAGATGCTATGGAGCCATATTTTTGGATTTGAAAACAGGGGAAATATTCCCAATATTTGCAAAGGCAACAATATTAGCCACTGGAGGAGCTGGACAACTCTACCCTATAACCTCAAATCCAATACAAAAAACAGGAGATGGTTTTGCAATAGCATACAATGAAGGAGCTGAACTCATAGATATGGAAATGGTTCAATTTCATCCAACAGGGATGGTAGGAACTGGAATTTTAGTTACTGAGGCAGTTAGAGGAGAAGGGGGAATATTATACAACAAAAACAAAGAAAGGTTTATGGCAAGATACGATAAAGAGAGGATGGAGTTATCAACAAGGGATGTTGTTGCAAGAGCTATTTATAGGGAGATTCAAGAGGGTAGGGGGGTTAATGGGGGAGTTTATTTAGATGTCTCCCATTTACCAGCTGAAGTTATTGAAAAAAAGTTGGAGACAATGTTAAAGCAGTTTTTAAGGGTTGGAATTGATATTAGGAAGGAGCCGATGATTGTTTCTCCTACTGCACACCACTTTATGGGAGGACTAAGGATTAATGAAAAATGCGAGACAAGTATAATTGGACTTTTTGCCTGTGGAGAAGTTACTGGAGGAGTTCATGGAGCAAATAGATTGGGAGGAAATGCCTTAGCTGATACTCAAGTATTCGGTGCTATTGCAGGGAAATCTGCCAAAGAATTTGTGGAAAATAACGAGTTTGAATTTGTAGATTGTGAGGAAGATATTAACAACATATTGGATGAAATAAAAGGATTAGATGGAAATTTAAAAATTTATAGCTTAATAGAAGACTTAAAAAAGACCATGTGGGATTACGTATCCATTATTAGGAATGAAGAGGGGTTAAAAAAGGCTTTAGAAAAAATTGATAAAATTGAGAAAAATGTGGGAGATGTTAAAGTTAATGGGGTTGTTGATTTGCAAAAATACTTTGAATTAAAAAATATGGTTGTTGTTGCCCAGTTAGTTACAAAATCTGCCCTATATAGGGAGGAGAGTAGAGGAGCTCATTATAGGGAAGATTTCCCAGAAACTGATGAAAAATGGAGAGGAAATATTATTATAAAAGGAGAAAAAATGTGGTTTGAAAAGTTAGATTATAATGTTGATGAAATTTTAAAAAACCTTTAA
- the frhG gene encoding coenzyme F420 hydrogenase subunit gamma, translated as MVKVAHVQLCSCCGCLVSLADTYEKLLDVLNSIELVYCQTLADAREIPECDIALVEGSVCLDDHHSLEVAEEVRKKAKIVVALGACAATGGVTRYCKGNQMSKPVHSSFSPLTEVIKVDLAIPGCPPSPEAIVSVITAALNGDMEYLQPFAEFAELGSEACGCDVISKVVNKSLCMGCGTCASACPTRAIEMLDGRPNILKELCIKCGACSVQCPRIRFPGLIEKIE; from the coding sequence GTGGTTAAAGTTGCCCACGTTCAGTTATGTAGTTGTTGTGGATGTTTAGTTTCTTTAGCAGATACGTATGAAAAGCTTTTAGATGTTTTAAATTCAATTGAGTTAGTTTACTGCCAAACCTTAGCTGACGCAAGAGAGATTCCTGAATGTGATATAGCATTAGTTGAAGGTTCTGTCTGCTTAGATGACCACCACTCTTTAGAGGTAGCTGAAGAAGTTAGAAAGAAGGCAAAGATCGTTGTAGCTTTAGGAGCTTGTGCAGCAACAGGTGGGGTTACAAGATACTGTAAAGGAAACCAAATGTCAAAACCTGTTCACAGCTCATTCTCTCCATTAACTGAAGTTATTAAAGTGGATTTAGCAATCCCTGGTTGCCCTCCTTCACCTGAAGCAATTGTTTCAGTTATAACAGCGGCTTTAAACGGGGATATGGAATACTTACAACCATTTGCAGAGTTTGCAGAGTTGGGAAGCGAAGCATGTGGATGTGATGTCATTTCCAAAGTTGTTAACAAATCCCTCTGTATGGGTTGTGGAACCTGTGCTTCAGCATGTCCAACAAGAGCTATAGAGATGTTAGATGGAAGACCAAATATCTTAAAAGAACTCTGCATCAAGTGTGGAGCCTGCTCTGTCCAATGTCCAAGAATTAGGTTCCCAGGGTTAATTGAAAAGATTGAATAA
- the frhD gene encoding coenzyme F420-reducing hydrogenase, FrhD protein, translated as MKAGTEIQDDELFDLTPSYLKKEVMVLACGNILFADDGFSVHVIEKLNKILTDEEKEKIALVDAGAGAPQQVLTLIDENSKTKKIIVVDVIDWGLKPGEIKIIEKNELPNPKYNRLDSHDWPLAPLLREVAEKYNIEVKVVGCQAKYISEPDVYIGLSEEVEKAVDKAVEMILRELRGD; from the coding sequence ATGAAAGCTGGAACAGAAATTCAAGACGATGAATTATTTGACTTAACTCCTTCATATTTAAAAAAAGAAGTTATGGTATTGGCTTGTGGGAATATATTATTTGCTGATGACGGATTTAGCGTTCATGTTATTGAAAAACTAAACAAAATATTGACAGATGAAGAAAAAGAAAAAATTGCTTTAGTTGATGCTGGAGCTGGAGCTCCCCAACAAGTTTTAACATTAATAGACGAAAACTCCAAAACTAAAAAGATAATTGTTGTTGATGTGATTGATTGGGGGCTAAAACCTGGAGAAATAAAAATAATTGAAAAAAATGAACTACCAAACCCAAAATATAATAGATTAGATTCCCACGACTGGCCTTTAGCTCCTTTACTAAGGGAAGTTGCTGAAAAATACAACATAGAAGTTAAGGTCGTTGGCTGTCAAGCTAAGTATATCTCAGAGCCAGACGTTTACATTGGGCTTAGTGAAGAAGTTGAAAAGGCCGTTGATAAAGCAGTTGAGATGATTCTTAGAGAACTAAGAGGTGATTAA